The nucleotide sequence CCCAGTACTTCTTTTGGACACCTAACCTCTGCATGTAGTTTTTCTATCGAGAGACACATGGAGATTATATCAGCTAAGTGAtctatactttttttaaaaaaagctagtaGAATCTGCAGCATGTGGGTTAGTTGGTAGAATAAAGCAAATCAAAGAGAAACAGATTGAGACCAATTGCCATAAGTTGGATTGAGAATTATGCCACtagagttttttttctctgatttactGATCATGGTAACTATGGTTTAAGCCAGTTGGAAACATTTAAAGGTAGAAAACGTAGACATGTTGGCATGCATCCTCGGATCTTGTCTACTGATGAAACATTTCTGTTACAAGTACCACTGTCCACCCTGAGAGTGACAGGGCCAGTGCATTTCTGGTTGACCCCCAACATTTTACCCTTCATAAACATAAAGCCATCCAATTTAATTCACACCAAGCCATGTTCTCCTGTCTTGCAACACATTGACCTGTATTGGTACTAATCTTTGTTTTGAATTCCTCCATGACCACGTCTCTTGCTATTTCTGTAATCTGCCACAGCCCCACACCAGTCCAAGATATTTGCACcaatgtaattctggtctcttgtgcACCTTGAGTTTAAATGCAGTATTTGCAATTGCACATTTGGTTACCTAGACACTACATTTTGGaacacccccgccccccaaccaCCTAACCTCTTCATTTCACTTTTCAACTTTAAGAAAGTCCTTAAAACTCAActgtttgaccaagcttttggtcatatGCCTTAATACCTGTGAATTGGTGACATTTTATGTGACAATGCTCCTGTGAAATGACTTTGAACATTTTACTACATTatcaatataggtcagaagtcacacgactctacgctatagtctaacaggtttatttgaaatgataGCCTTCTGAGCAGTGCTCCTTAGTCAGGTGAAATCAAAGCACTTTTTAATTAACATCCATTGACAATACTCTCACGCAAATGAATTTTACTACATTTGGGCTATCATATTTGTGCTGGCTTTTGCAAAAGCCATTCGATTATTTAATTCCTGTGCTATTTCCCCcaagcagtttttttaaaaaacattttcatgTATTTATTTAACAATCTTTTGGAAGTTACTTTTAAATCTGCTTTCAGATGGCGTATTCTAGGTAATCTATGGAAAACAAAACCATTTATTCGATGTCTTTGGTTTATTTCCTGAtgatcttaaatctatgtcctctggtGACTTACTGTCGGTGGAaacagtttcttcctatctattCTGATTAAAACCCCTCAATTTTGTACACATCTGTTAAGTCTCCCTTTGACCTTCTCTAAGATGGAAATAGGTTTGGGCACGTCAAGTTAATTAAGGAAACATTCCATGTCCTATGGCAATATTTGACTTATGGGTTCTGACATCAACTCAGTAGGATTCTGTGATGTATGGAGTTGCTGGGAGATTTAGGATCTCAGGCTTTCAGTAGGACATGTAGTTTTATAATGTAACATATTAATGCTCAGTCTCCTGGTGCTTTTGTACAATGCTCCTGTCAAAATATTTGAGTAATTTTAAGGTACACTCACCAGGAGAAAGAGATTGGGTTTTAGACTTTGCACAGGACCAATATTCTGCTTTGTATTTAAGTAAAATCTTCAGAACTTGGACAAATTGGGGTTAAGTATGGAGACTACTAGTACAATGCACCAAACTGCCCTACATCTGTTGTCATGGGCAGCCTGCAGGAtacagctttgtttttttttagtgttGTAACTGCAATATAAAAACATTCAAGATGTGTAAGCAGATGCTGTTGTTTAATGTTACTGCTTCACCATTTGAGATAAAATCAGAGGATCCGTGCTTGTATGTCTTATGTTGGCTATTTTCAATTGGGTTTTCAACTCTGCTGAGTTGGAGACCTGCCTCCAACCACAGTTAACATTATTACACAGAGCTGCACACCTATTTTAACTGAGCAAGGCATAGCAGCCTCCAACTTTAATTCCTATTGCagtattttttttattagatttccCTTCCGCAGTGCCTTCTAGGGATAGAACATAGCAAAAGAAATCTACTGTCattacttggtctgacctacctatgactccagacgcacagtaatgtggttgattatTGAAGACTATCTGactactcaattgtatcaaactgctgtTGGTAGGACAGCTGCACCAGTGGTAGTGGTACTGAGGAGTACACTTGGAACCTAGGGCTTCTCAACGTTGACTCTGAACCCCATGGAGTCTCAGTGCATCatacatgggcaaggaaaccgaATGCTAATTATCACCTACTGACACTATGGttaatgaatcagtactcctcgtTGCGCttgaggaagcactgagagtgaCAAGAGCACAGAGCATACTTTTGATAGGGGACTATCTTAATCTTAAAGGGCTTGAGTGCTGGGCTGGATCtgtgtcaggtggtaagggaattGAGCAGAGGTCAACTTACTTGACTATGTATTCATCAAACTACCTGTCCATGAAAGTATTATTTAGGAGTATCCAGTGCATGCTAACTGTGCAAAGTTCCACCTTCACTTTGATACCCTGTATCATCTTGTGACAGcaccactgtgctaaatggggcAGATTTTGAACAGTTCTAGCGACTCAAAACTGGGGAAGCATGAGGTGCTATGGACCATCAGTAGCAGTACAACTGTATTTGAGCACAGTCTGTAAACTTGTATATCCTTGTAACGTTATCGTCAAAGTTAAAAGCCACTTGACTcctagttatagtccaacaggcttatttggtcACATGAAATATTGTCATCATATCATGAGACCAGCCTGAGGTGGTTGTGCTGGAGCAACATCAGGCATACCCAAAAATGAGGTGCCCACTTGGTGAAGCTGCAGCAAGGGAGTATTCGCATGCAGTACACCAGAAGCAGCATGCAATAGACAGGACCAAGTGATCCCAcagagccctggcaaaacttaAGCCAGTGAGAATCTGTGAGAAGCGTCTGGGTATGATGGAATGatatctagcacaaaggaagatggttgtaattGTTTGAAGTCGATTATATTAGTATCAGATCATCAGCTATAGGAGGTCTTCAGGTTAGAGCCATGGTCCAACCATCTTTGGCTGTcacatcaatgacattccctgCATCATATGACccatggcctcatggtattattgctggactattaatcagGGGAGGCAAGTAAAGTTCTCAGGACATCAATTCAAATCCTgctttggcagatggtggaagttaAATTTAATTCAGGTGacacagcagctcagtggttagcactgctgcctctcagcaccaaggacccaagttcgattccagcctcgggtgactgtgtggagtttgcacattctccctgtatctgtgagggtttcctctgggtgctgtggtttccttccacagcccaaagatgtgcacttagggggaattggccgtgctaaattgtccatggtgttcagggaagtggaggttaggtgcactagttaggggaatgagtctggatgggatgctcttcagagggtcggtgtggactctttgggctgaatgacctgtttccgcactggaaatattagtcatagtcatagagatgtacagcatggaaacagacccttttggtccaacccgtccatgccaaccagatatcccaatccaatctagtcccacctgccagctcccgacccatatccctccaaacccttcctatttatgtatccatccaaatgcctcttaaatgttgcaattgtgccagccacGACCACTTCCTCTAGGACCtccttccacacacgtaccactctctgtgtgaaaaagttgccccttgggtctcttttatatctttcccctctcacctaaacctatgccctctagttctggactccccgaccccaggaaaaagactttgcctatttattctatccatgcccctcataattttgtaaacctctattaggtcaccccttagcctccgacgctccagggaaaacagccccagcctgttcagcctcttcctatagctcaaatcctccaaccctggcaacattcttgtaaatcttttctgaatcctttcaagtttcacaacatctttctgataggaaggagaccagaattgctcgctatattccagcagtggcctaaccaatgtcctgtacagctgtaacatgatttcccaactcctgtactcaatactctgaccaataaagaaaagcattccaaataccaccttcactatcctagctacctgtgactccactttcaaggagataaacctggaattaagagtttaatgatgactacAAAACAATTGTactgattgtcataaaaaaacACAGTTCACAAATGTAGAAAGTACCTGTTTTGGGCTacttgtgactccaaacccatagcaatgctgttgactcttaactgctgctTGGGCAGTTaggaataaatactggccaatccagtgatgccctcaccccgtgaatgaattttttaaaaaaattatcacaGGCATTGAGTGTCCTGGAAGTGTTTCAGTGGGAGCAGCAGCGGCTGTACTTTCAGATGAAACAGTGACGTCATCCTTGCCTTCAAGAAGTTATGGAATTGATTTGGTATTTTATAGCTGTGTTCCCATTCTTACATACTGGCACTTCAGTTTCTCTGAAAGCCTAATTTATTTCTCTCCCTTAGAATTGCTTTTAAAGTTTgtactgaaaaaaaatctcaactgATTGCTTTTTAATTAATATCACTATTTTCTGATGCTGTCAAAGTGTTTATAATGTTGAGATTTCGAATTTAGGTTTGTCTTCACCCCATCAATTTTTGACCCTTAATACATTTCATCCTGGGATGCAATTTTCTAGGCATTTTTTAGCCTGTCCAAGAAATTTGATCATCTAAAGAAATTAGAGGAATCCTGCCCTTTCCTACCTGGTTACATCGTTCTACTTTTAGTCAGAGCTACTGACGATAGCTGGTTTCCTGTTTACTTCTTAGCCAAGGAGCACTGTAACTAATTATAGTGCCCTGGATATTTCCTTAACAGGTTTGGTTTAGGAATAGTTTTCTCATGTGCATGTCACTGTGTAACAGCCTCCAGTCCAAACCCTACCATGTCAAGTTGTGAAACTGAACGCCCACGTTTGGACATTTATGATGTAGTCCTGGAATACTGCTGGTTATTAGTAAAAATGCAGCAATCAGTAACATCAAGCAGGAAACATTGCCTCATCTAACCTTGGGTAACTCTGATCCCACACTGTGGTTAACCCAGACATCTCTCCAGCAACCTGACAGCACATCAAGGAATGAACAATAAAGTGTAGCCTTTGTTAGGATGGAGCTACCGTCCccggtgttcgtttgaaggagagagacactggatctgattcaaaatataagcttttactgagagagagacgtacgcaatacagtgagatatttactgctcactggagaaggcgcgttctgaaatctttccaaaaacccctgcttgatatatcgtttgctaagctaacgctacgtaatcactcacacacgtgatctctcacagacaaaggcttcctgtgaacaggcctcggccttggcaggtatccacgagatggtctgtcttgtaaacaaggtctccgagtaaaggctgccattgtattggtctgaccttggtagtccagctgcacaggcagttttggtaaacagtccaaacagcagctccgcagcgccccccgatttcccaagcagcaactacaggtcTACCCTCCCTAGGCGTATAGATATACATCCCAACACCTTGCTACACCCACTTGCATCCTGAGaatgaaaaacaaacaaatttATTAAATCTGGTTGTACTATCAAACATATCACGTTGTTGTAGAGGATAACTTTACAGTTTTATGAATGACTGCCAGTGTTAAGCTTCCTTGTATGGCTTCAGTCCcaatataatttcagttgtaCAGTGATTGTTCTCACTCCTTCAGAGATTTGTCACTAAACCACTGAACATTTCTATTTTGAAAATGTCTATTTGTATTGTGATTTCAGCTCAATATCTTTAACCATACAGCCACTGTAACTTTGGTGCCCTTTTCCCCCTTGTGGGAATATGGAGATTAGCACTGCATGATTCCTCACAGTACTGTCCCAGGCCAATCTTCTGCTGCATTAGTGATCCCTTGTCACCATAAGGTGTGAATTAGGGATGTTTGCTCATGATTGTGCAGTGTTCAGTTCTATTCGCAGCTCCTTAGATTATTAAACAGTCACTTCCTTCATGTAGCAAGATCTGGACGACACACATGCCCAAGCTGATGAGTGGCAAGAAACATTGATgtctggtgtcaagcttctctaATGGTACCTTCTAATTGTGTTGACTCTAACTCCTAGAGGACAAAGACAAGCTCCCCTTCAACATTCATACAATCCTAATTTGAAAAATATCATCACTCTTCGAGTATTGTTGAATTACAGTTGTAGAATTTTATATCTGCCGGCACTTGCTGTGCCCACAGCACATAGACTCTTGGAGATCTACAGCACGGGGAAAGTTCTTCAGATTGTCATGTTTGAGAGGAATTTGATGGAAATGTTCAATATAAGGGATCAATTTTGACAGTTTCTTCTTGTTGACTTTATTTCAAGTAAGGCCAGTAACCAGACACAAAATTAAGTTTTTTGACCAAAGTACCAAGATGAAATGTACATGTGCAGTGATTGAAACCAATTCAGTAGTAACTTTATAAAAGCAATTTGACGAatacttgattttaaaaaaacacaggtaTGGATAAAAAGTAAGCACGACCACAAACCTGATCCAGGcaggatggaccaaatggtctcttgTGATGTTGCAGTCTAAGAAACAAAATGGCACTCAATGAGTCTCGCAACAGCTTTATGGAAGCTAACGGCCATACACAGATGCAGAGAAACTAAACCATAAAAACACCATTTTCCTTTTATTGAATTGAAGTGAAATCCTGCATATGCAAAAGTGCCTTTATCTTGGTATAACGTGGTGTACGTTTCCTGAGGGGAAGATGTTTAACCCTGTGCTTATATTAGCTTTTGTAGTGAGTTCAAGTGATTTTACTGTTATAGGAAATTTTCAGTTGCATTTGGTAACTTTCTAATTGCAGAAATTGAGACATTGTTCGAGAATGCAAGTATTTAGCACACAATCTGTAAATGCAAAAAGAATTAGTTAGCTTCTCTGATGAAATGGAGCAATTAATTACATATATAGACAGTGAATTTAATATCTTTTACTGGTGATAAATCCTTGTATGCAACTGTAATCAGCAAATGCTGTTTCCAACTTAAAATCATGGTCGATTATCATAAAAGGTAACTGTTTAGATTATGAAATATTGAGTATGATCTGTAATGTGAGCAAAGATTTATTAATGTGTTGTACATTCAGTGGCAATTTAATTGTAAGTTGCCTGGAGTTGTAATTTTTTGGATTGATGGGGCAGTTCTAAACAGCAAATTTTATGTCACTTTTTCTGCACTTACGCTTTCAAAGAGATTTGTTGTGTCCAGACACTCTTCAAAGTGGAACAAATCAATGTGTGTGCATTATGTAATTACACTACCTGGTTATGCTAACCAATTGTCTATTCTTGGGAGTCTAGGCAGTGTCAACTGTGGTCCAGTCATTCTCATGTGAGTGAGAAGGTTGCTGGTTAAATCTCAGCCAGAGACTTGAGGAAGGAGTGGAGGCCAGCACTGCAGTGCtatactaagggagtgctgcacatttAGAGGTAGCATTCTTCAGATGAGATAATAGACCAAGGACACTCCTGTCCCCCTAAACTGGACGGAAAGATTGCATGGCATTATTTGAAGAAGAATAGAAGTGTTCTGCTTAATGTTCTGTCAAATATTTATCCCTCGATCAAAAATACTAAACACATTATCTGCTTGTTATTGCACTGTTGCTCGTGGAACATTTTACCGTGTGGCTACCTCATTTCCCAAATTGCCAAATTACTTCATGTCTATAATGGATGTTGGGAAGTTCTGCAGAAATGAAAGGCACTCAATATATGCAAGGATTTCTACTGTTGCAAACAGTTTCCctgctctggaaagttagagtttcatggtgaatggtaaggccttaagCAATATAGTGGaatagagggaccttggagttcaggtgcatagaCCTCtaaaggtggagtcacaggtagacacggcagcaaagaaggcttttggcacactggcctttatcagtcagggtattgagtatagaagttgggaagttatgttgcagttatacaggacgttggtgtggccgcacttggagtattgtgttcagttttggtcaccttgttataggaaggatgttactaaactggaaagagtgcagaagaaatttataaagatgttgcctggactcaagggtctgaattatagggaaaggttggacaagctaggacttttttcttgaGAGTGCAGGAGACTGCGGGGGGATCGTATAGaactgtataagatcatgagaggcacgaATGGAGTGAATgtgctcagtctttttcccagggttggggaattgagggctagagggcatcagtttaaacttagaggggaaagaataaaagggaacctgtggggcaacattttcacagagggtggtacacatgtggaatgtgctgccagcagaagtggttgaggtgggtacattatcaacatttaaaaggcatttggaaaaatacatggatgggaaaggtttaaaaggatatgggttgagagtgtggtgctggagaagcacagcaggttaggcagcatccgaggagcaagagaattgacatttcggacaaaagcacTTCAGGATgatcagctgctgtctgaactgctatgcttttccagcaccacactctcaactctaatctccagcatctgcagtcctctctttcacttagaaggatatgggtgaaggggcagggaaatggggttagcgtggatagaCATTTTGTTGGAGCAGTTTGGGCCAAAAGCCCTGACACTCTGTTGTCGGATTCGAAGACACTATAACCTCCTCCATTGTATATGTAACTGATCTATAGTTCTGCTTCCCGGCAGCAGCAGTGCCATCAAGGCTGTTCTGGAGAGAAACATTGTTTTCCCCTTTTAGTTTTAATAGTAGGAATAGGAACTGAAGTGAGCTTCTcatttgaattttattttgcCAATCTTTTTCAGGTTTATCGAGATTCTTCCACGATGGAAGCTGTTTGAGGAAGGACGCTGTTGCCGCAAGTATTCAAGAGGTTGAAAGGATACTGCAGTGGTTTGAGAATCAAAATAAGCTCTGTTTCTATGCAAGTTCTTTACTGTTTGTTTATGAGGGATCGCCTCAGCTGACAGCGATGGGGGTTGGAGATGCACCCCGCAAACTAGCAGCACCAAAGGGAACAAAGCGAACTGGTGAAGTAGTGGAACACAACAATAACGTCCATGTCATGAACTCTAGCGAGAGCAGAATGGTGGAAGCTTCAGTTGGTCAGAGCCTTTCCAATATGTACGCACTTCACAGGAAGGGGTGTTTCAAAGCGCATCAAAGCATGGTCCCACTACATCTGAAGAATGCAGAGCAAGACCGCAGCATATGCAAATGCTTAACTCTCATTTCACCTGGACAGCCAAATGGCAATGAAATAAAACAATTGGAGAAGGATTTGATGCATACCTCCAGCATGCTTCAGGAGCCTCCAGAGGTTGATGTAAGAATGATAGACTTTGCACATGTGTTCCCTAGCAACACAAAAGATGAGGAGTACATTTATGGGCTGAAACATTTAATCAGTGTATTACGAAATATGCTGGATGattaatttttttattttttgaTGGGGGTATTTGGGAGCAAGGAAATAAATGAGGAGCAATTTTATTGATTTCTGCACAAGTTCTGATGCATAATTTTGTGTTTCTAATGTGATTCCAGGTGTATTGTATGTGCTTTTCATTGTATGGTACTTCTGGTGATTGATCTAATATTTATAATAGCTCAGGAAAATTTACCAACTCATCATTGACAGCCACTGAAACAGTTCCAAAATCCTACAGGGGGCAGCTGACCCTTAGCAACTGCTGACAAGGAAATTTGAGCTCCCACTGTTTGCAACAAACCCACAGACTTCAATGATGGTAATTGGTTTTTAAGGTATGTAACCAACTGCCTGCCAATCCTAGGCATGGAACTTGTGCCTATGGACTAATGCTATCTTCAGTGAAGACCAGGTTAGTCAGACTTAAGATTGTTTTGGGGATGTTGCTGCCACTTTTCTGGAGATGTGTTTTTATTAGCTTTTTTAAACAGTTGTGTTGCAGCAATTCATATGAAAAATTTGGTCCCAATTATGTAAAATAGAAATTGTCAATTGTCTCATTGTTTTGATGCATTCGGCTAGTATTTCTGGAGAATTTCAGTCTCGCAATAGCTTGTTACATTATCAGTAAGTTAATGCACAAACATCAAGTCACCTGGACTCCTGCAGGTTAAGACTTTACATGGGATGGAGTAAAATATGCATATTATCTTTTTGCAATTTCTTTCCTTCAATTTTTAAGTATGCTGACATCTGCAGAAGTTGAGCTGAGAAAGGAGGAAACAAAGTATGTTTTGGCAAAGTCCAGCCATCTTCCTGCCTTTGTCGTTCAACTTGTATCTCTGAATGAAATATTCAACGGGATTCTCATCATCTCTCCTAACATTAGGCTACTTTTAAAATGCACACACTTTGACTTGTTCACGTTTCATTTGGTCATTCATTACTAGTGATCTATTGTGTTGTTATTACCAAAATTTAGTTTTTGAACACCCAATTTCACAAGTTATGATTTGATTTTCTTTCACTTTCCTGTAGGCTGATGTTTGGGTTTGCTTTATAAGACAGCACACCAAGAATTGTTGCTGTATTGAACCCAACCATAAGTCCAAGAATCTTCCATACTTGAACACTAAGTTCTCTGATCAATGACCACTGGTATTGTAGCCTTCACTATTAGAATGCTGAGTGAACCAGCAACTGCAGCTGCACAGTATACTTATGTCACCCAGAACTGACTTGACTCCAGTGAGATGACTCCTGTTTTTATTAGTTGTGTAACTGATTTCATTTTCATGACTTAGCTTTGTTGGAGCTCGATGACAAGTTTTTTGCTGTtcctttttggaaaaaaaaggccAAATGCTTGAAACCAGTGAAGTTGTgtatttgagaaaaaaaacatgcaaGCACTAAACCTAAAATACTTTTTGCAGTTCTTAAAAATGCACTAGACTTCAGAATATTGGGTTCCTTTCATTACAGTTTACATTTGCACAAATCAGTGTACTTTGATATTTTGATAGCGTTTTAAATTATTTCCACATTGCTATCACTTATTTTGTCAGGGTTCAGCAGGCGAATGTTGTGATGGGAAATGTGGCACAGTAGTAATTAGTACAAGTGAAGATTGCATGTGAAgattgtttgtcattttaaatgTATTGACCAAATAATGTATGCTTTTTCTAAAAACAAAAGTTAATTCTGAAATATTTTTTAATTGTAAACTATGcttttttgtatgtttgttaatgaGAAGTTTACATTATGTAGCTGTATATTCCTCATAGACCCTGCTCAATCTTCTGTTCCTCAGTACTACTGACTATTTGTGAAGACTTTGGGGGATAAAAAAAACGATTTACCTATTTTAATCCTTAACCATTGAGGATGATTTGGGCTTGGTTGTTTTCTACTTGGTCGCATATCAGAGTTGTCTGTCCTCTGAGCATCCATGTGCATTGTGAGGGGCAAATGGAActggcttcatttttaaacagAGCAAGATTCACTTTCGCCTAATCAAATAGATTCTAAAGAAAAGAAATACTGCTGAATAACAGTTGATATTCGGGGTTTCAGCAGGCTTtagtttgtgtgtttttttttattacctATTCCTTTTGTTTAATTTCATCTGTTCTACCAATTTTATCTTAATTTCTTACCCCAAGACTGAGTTCTACTTGTAAGTTCTAACAAGTTTGCCCATGGTGATGGAGTTGAGCATCAGATCTTTTGCTGATCACGAGTTTGACCAGAGCTTGGTGAGTCACGAAGATGTGATCTCCTTGATTGAACACTCTGGGCATCTATAATAGGCAATTTAAAGAAAACATGAAAAtatctttctcttttaatctaGAAAGAGATAAAATGTACTAATTTAGTTGCCTCAAGATTTTTAAGTTTGGTAAGTGTGCTGGGCACAACATTTATCTAACACTTGCAATCACAATCATGCAAAATTCATTTCCCAATGAATGTGCAGCTCTTTGTGTAACATTCCTGAAATGACTGGTTGAATAGATGGTTGACTTTGCCTGTGTCA is from Hemiscyllium ocellatum isolate sHemOce1 chromosome 22, sHemOce1.pat.X.cur, whole genome shotgun sequence and encodes:
- the ipmkb gene encoding inositol polyphosphate multikinase — encoded protein: MESGLSSAGPASSLGLGLGLGLGLGLHRFPNGCTPLSHQVAGHKYGKSELGMLQHPDGTVLKQLQPPPRGPRELNFYNMVFGSSCHDHVFLELRKFLPKFLGTWTPTTAPNELYLKLEDVTRKFKKPCIMDVKIGKKSYDPDASAEKIQQQISKYPLMEEIGFLVLGMRVYQFSSDSYMTYDQRYGRGLTKETLKDGLSRFFHDGSCLRKDAVAASIQEVERILQWFENQNKLCFYASSLLFVYEGSPQLTAMGVGDAPRKLAAPKGTKRTGEVVEHNNNVHVMNSSESRMVEASVGQSLSNMYALHRKGCFKAHQSMVPLHLKNAEQDRSICKCLTLISPGQPNGNEIKQLEKDLMHTSSMLQEPPEVDVRMIDFAHVFPSNTKDEEYIYGLKHLISVLRNMLDD